From Pseudomonas putida, one genomic window encodes:
- a CDS encoding glycosyl transferase: MSEQPQHWAEHQERGSFWLMKLTATLVRLLGRRVLSPLIHLIVAYFFLFGRRARRSARQYQQRLHQWNAGQTAAPNHWQVFRQFMAFAEALLDKLDVWNGKLRIEDIEIHDPANLRQQLRGARGQMLVGAHLGNLEVCRALAEIGEQVTMNVLVHTRHAERFNRLLGEAGATNLRLIQVSELDPAVMLQLSERLERGEWLAIAGDRVPLHGARTVEVDFLGHPAAFPQGPWLLAGMLECPLNLLFCLKHQGRYHITLEPFAERLQWRRGQRDQVIAEWATRYAARLGHYCVQAPLQWFNFYPFWKTDDDASA, from the coding sequence ATGAGCGAACAGCCACAACACTGGGCCGAGCACCAGGAACGGGGCAGCTTCTGGTTGATGAAGCTGACCGCGACCCTGGTGCGCCTGCTCGGGCGCCGCGTACTCAGCCCGCTGATCCACCTCATCGTCGCCTACTTCTTCCTGTTTGGCCGCCGCGCCCGGCGCAGCGCCCGCCAGTACCAACAGCGGCTGCATCAATGGAACGCCGGGCAAACCGCTGCGCCCAACCATTGGCAGGTGTTTCGCCAGTTCATGGCGTTTGCCGAGGCACTGTTGGACAAGCTCGATGTGTGGAACGGCAAGCTGCGCATCGAGGACATCGAGATCCACGACCCCGCCAACCTGCGCCAGCAACTGCGCGGTGCACGCGGGCAGATGCTGGTCGGTGCGCATTTGGGCAACCTCGAAGTGTGCCGGGCCCTGGCCGAGATTGGCGAACAGGTGACCATGAACGTGCTGGTGCACACCCGCCATGCCGAGCGCTTCAACCGCCTGCTCGGCGAGGCGGGTGCCACCAACCTGCGGCTGATTCAGGTCAGCGAGCTGGACCCGGCGGTGATGCTGCAGCTGTCCGAGCGACTGGAGCGCGGCGAGTGGCTGGCGATCGCCGGCGACCGCGTGCCCTTGCACGGCGCACGCACCGTCGAGGTGGATTTTCTCGGCCACCCGGCGGCCTTCCCGCAAGGCCCCTGGCTACTCGCCGGCATGCTCGAATGCCCGCTCAACCTGCTGTTCTGCCTCAAGCACCAGGGCCGCTACCACATCACCCTCGAACCCTTCGCCGAACGCCTGCAATGGCGGCGCGGCCAGCGTGACCAAGTGATCGCCGAGTGGGCCACGCGCTATGCCGCACGCCTGGGGCACTACTGCGTCCAGGCGCCATTGCAGTGGTTCAATTTCTACCCTTTCTGGAAGACCGATGACGATGCATCCGCATGA
- a CDS encoding beta-ketoacyl-[acyl-carrier-protein] synthase family protein: protein MTAYLNALGLVCALGQGQAEVAARLFAGDCSGMQPAAGWIPERQPPVGAVIGALPAVPLPEQHSRNNQLLYTAALQIEPAIRQAIARYGAHRVAVILGTSTSGIAEASAGFSQYLQSGQFPANYRYAEQELSAPANFLADWLQLSGPAYVISTACTSSGRALLSARRLLDLGLCDAVLCGGVDSLCGLTLNGFSALEAISEQRCNPFSVNRNGINIGEAAALFLMTREGNAAGSHIALLGAGASSDAHHISAPDPTGTGALQCMGKALDNAGLAPAQIDYLNLHGTATAHNDAMESLAVHTLFGATLPCSSSKPMTGHTLGAAGALEAAFCWLSLSGHNPEGLLPPHVWDRQQDPALPALTLVDGSQRMGTQRPRRLMSNSFAFGGNNVSLILGDTP, encoded by the coding sequence ATGACCGCCTACCTCAATGCCCTCGGCCTGGTCTGCGCCCTTGGCCAAGGGCAGGCCGAAGTGGCCGCGCGCCTGTTCGCCGGCGACTGCTCCGGCATGCAGCCGGCAGCGGGCTGGATCCCCGAGCGCCAGCCACCGGTCGGGGCGGTCATCGGCGCCCTGCCCGCCGTGCCGCTGCCCGAGCAGCACAGCCGCAACAACCAGTTGCTGTACACCGCAGCCCTGCAGATCGAGCCGGCCATCCGCCAGGCCATCGCCCGGTATGGCGCGCACCGCGTCGCGGTGATCCTTGGCACCAGCACCTCTGGCATCGCCGAAGCCAGCGCAGGCTTTTCGCAGTACCTGCAAAGCGGGCAGTTCCCTGCCAATTACCGCTACGCCGAGCAAGAGCTGAGCGCACCGGCCAACTTCCTCGCCGACTGGTTGCAGCTGAGCGGCCCGGCCTACGTGATTTCCACCGCCTGCACCTCCAGTGGCCGTGCCCTGCTCAGCGCCCGGCGCCTGCTCGACCTGGGCCTGTGCGACGCGGTGCTGTGCGGCGGCGTCGACAGCCTGTGCGGCCTGACCCTCAATGGCTTCAGCGCCCTGGAGGCGATCAGCGAGCAGCGCTGCAACCCGTTCTCGGTCAACCGCAACGGCATCAACATCGGCGAGGCCGCGGCATTGTTCCTGATGACCCGCGAGGGCAACGCCGCAGGCAGTCACATCGCATTGCTGGGTGCCGGGGCCAGCTCCGACGCCCACCACATCTCTGCCCCCGACCCGACCGGCACTGGCGCCTTGCAGTGCATGGGCAAAGCACTGGACAATGCCGGCCTTGCACCCGCGCAGATCGATTACCTGAACTTGCACGGCACCGCCACGGCGCATAACGACGCCATGGAAAGCCTGGCCGTGCATACGCTGTTCGGCGCCACGCTGCCCTGCTCGTCGAGCAAACCGATGACCGGCCACACGCTTGGCGCCGCCGGCGCGCTGGAAGCGGCGTTCTGCTGGTTGAGCCTGAGCGGGCACAACCCCGAGGGGTTGCTGCCGCCGCATGTATGGGACCGCCAACAGGACCCGGCACTGCCGGCCCTGACCTTGGTCGACGGCAGCCAGCGCATGGGCACACAACGCCCACGCCGTTTGATGAGCAACTCGTTCGCCTTCGGCGGCAACAACGTCAGCCTGATTCTCGGAGACACCCCATGA
- a CDS encoding NAD(P)/FAD-dependent oxidoreductase, giving the protein MPNIELQQRQVLVIGAGPSGAIAAALLKRQGHDVLVIERQRFPRFSIGESLLSHCLDFVEEAGMLDALQAAGFQHKNGAAFAWGEEYTAFDFGQTFSQGKPSTFQVQRGRFDKLLADQAEAQGVEIRYEHEIVSADMSGERPQVRARRPDGSEYDVQAQFVLDASGYGRVLPRLLDLEAPSNFPVRQAVFTHIEDRIDHPGFDRDKILITTHPQHRDIWFWTIPFSDGRTSLGVVAAAERFAAAPKDLDACLKHFVAQTPSLAKVLANAVWDTPARTIGGYSANVKALHGKGYALLGNAAEFLDPVFSSGVTIAMRSASMAAGLLHRQLQGEAVDWQGEFAEPLKRGVDTFRVYVEGWYDGSFQDVIYHPGSSPEIRAMISSILAGYAWDARNPFVAEPRRRLRTLAELCARAPA; this is encoded by the coding sequence ATGCCGAACATTGAACTGCAACAACGCCAGGTGCTGGTGATCGGTGCCGGCCCGTCCGGCGCCATCGCCGCCGCGCTGCTCAAGCGCCAGGGCCACGACGTGCTGGTGATCGAACGCCAGCGTTTCCCACGTTTCTCCATCGGCGAAAGCCTGCTGTCCCACTGCCTCGACTTCGTCGAGGAAGCGGGCATGCTCGATGCCCTGCAAGCAGCCGGCTTCCAGCACAAGAACGGCGCAGCCTTCGCCTGGGGCGAGGAATACACCGCCTTCGATTTCGGCCAGACCTTCAGCCAAGGCAAGCCGAGCACCTTTCAGGTGCAGCGCGGGCGCTTCGACAAGCTGCTGGCCGACCAGGCCGAGGCTCAGGGCGTCGAAATCCGCTACGAGCACGAGATCGTCAGCGCCGACATGAGCGGTGAACGGCCGCAGGTGCGCGCCCGTCGCCCGGATGGCAGCGAATACGACGTGCAGGCGCAGTTCGTGCTCGACGCCAGCGGCTATGGCCGCGTACTGCCGCGCCTGCTCGACCTCGAGGCACCGTCGAACTTCCCTGTGCGCCAGGCAGTGTTCACCCACATCGAGGACCGCATCGACCACCCAGGCTTCGACCGCGACAAGATCCTCATCACCACTCACCCCCAGCACCGCGACATCTGGTTCTGGACCATCCCCTTCAGCGATGGCCGCACGTCGCTGGGCGTGGTCGCCGCCGCCGAGCGCTTCGCCGCCGCGCCCAAGGACCTGGATGCCTGCCTCAAGCACTTCGTGGCGCAGACCCCAAGCTTGGCCAAGGTCTTGGCCAACGCGGTGTGGGACACCCCAGCGCGCACCATCGGTGGCTACTCGGCCAACGTCAAGGCCCTGCACGGCAAGGGCTACGCCTTGCTCGGCAACGCCGCCGAATTCCTCGACCCGGTGTTCTCCTCGGGCGTGACCATCGCCATGCGTTCGGCGAGCATGGCCGCCGGCCTGCTGCACCGCCAACTGCAAGGCGAGGCGGTGGACTGGCAGGGCGAGTTCGCCGAACCGCTCAAGCGTGGCGTCGATACCTTCCGCGTGTACGTGGAAGGCTGGTACGACGGCAGCTTCCAGGACGTCATCTACCACCCCGGCAGCTCGCCGGAGATCCGCGCCATGATCAGCTCGATCCTCGCCGGCTACGCCTGGGACGCCCGCAACCCCTTCGTCGCCGAGCCGAGGCGGCGCCTGCGCACGCTGGCCGAGCTGTGCGCGAGAGCCCCTGCATGA
- the fabG gene encoding 3-oxoacyl-ACP reductase FabG encodes MTDTILVTGSSRGIGRAIALRLARAGYDLVLHCRSGLAEAHAVAEEIRALGQQVRVLQFDISDRAACRAILESDVERFGAYYGVVCNAGLTRDGAFPALTDEDWDQVLRTNLDGFYNVLQPLTMPMIRRRAPGRIVCITSVSGLIGNRGQVNYSASKAGLIGAAKALAIELGKRRITVNCVAPGLIDTAMLDEHVPVDELLKMIPAGRMGTPDEVAGAVNFLMSPEAAYITRQVLAVNGGLC; translated from the coding sequence ATGACTGATACCATTCTGGTCACCGGCTCGAGCCGGGGCATCGGCCGCGCCATCGCCCTGCGCCTGGCCCGGGCCGGCTACGACCTGGTGCTGCACTGCCGCAGCGGCCTGGCCGAGGCCCATGCAGTGGCCGAGGAAATCCGCGCGCTGGGCCAGCAGGTACGGGTGCTGCAGTTCGACATCAGCGATCGCGCTGCCTGCCGGGCCATTCTCGAAAGCGACGTGGAACGCTTCGGTGCCTACTACGGCGTGGTCTGCAACGCCGGCCTGACCCGCGACGGCGCCTTCCCGGCGCTCACAGACGAAGACTGGGACCAGGTGTTGCGCACCAACCTCGACGGCTTCTACAACGTCCTGCAGCCACTGACCATGCCGATGATCCGCCGCCGCGCGCCGGGGCGCATCGTCTGTATCACCTCGGTGTCGGGGCTGATCGGCAACCGAGGCCAAGTCAACTACAGCGCCTCCAAAGCGGGCCTGATCGGCGCCGCCAAGGCCCTGGCAATAGAACTGGGCAAACGACGCATCACCGTCAATTGCGTGGCCCCCGGGCTGATCGACACGGCCATGCTCGACGAACACGTGCCGGTGGACGAGCTGCTGAAGATGATCCCCGCCGGGCGCATGGGCACACCGGACGAGGTGGCCGGCGCGGTGAATTTCCTGATGTCGCCCGAGGCGGCGTACATCACCCGCCAGGTCCTGGCGGTGAACGGGGGGCTATGCTGA
- a CDS encoding HAL/PAL/TAL family ammonia-lyase: MTMHPHEPVTFGESPLAIEDVLALAEHRAQVALQNDAAYRERIARGARFLDTLLDKEGVIYGVTTGYGDSCVVAVPLEHVEALPQHLYTFHGCGLGKLLDAPATRAVLAARLRSLSHGVSGVRLELLERLRDFLAHDILPLIPEEGSVGASGDLTPLSYVAATLSGEREVMYQGQRRSSADVHRELGWQPLVLRPKEALALMNGTAVMTGLACLAYARADYLLQLATRITALNVIGLQGNPEHFDERLFAAKPHPGQTQVAAWLRQDLAIDAPLPPLHRLQDRYSLRCAPHVLGVLADSLGWLRGFIETELNSANDNPIIDGDAERVLHGGHFYGGHIAFAMDSLKTLVANVADLLDRQLALLVDVRYNHGLPSNLSGADAERAMINHGFKAVQIGASAWTAEALKQTMPASVFSRSTECHNQDKVSMGTIAARDALRVLELTEQVAAASLLAANQGVWLRSRQADARPLPPALAHMHEALLADFAPVIEDRALESDLRHCLQRIAQRHWRLHA; encoded by the coding sequence ATGACGATGCATCCGCATGAGCCTGTCACCTTCGGCGAATCGCCGCTGGCAATCGAAGATGTCCTGGCCCTGGCCGAGCACCGCGCGCAGGTAGCGCTGCAGAACGACGCTGCCTACCGTGAACGCATCGCCCGCGGTGCGCGCTTTCTCGACACCCTGCTCGACAAGGAAGGGGTGATCTACGGCGTCACCACCGGCTACGGCGACTCCTGCGTGGTGGCCGTGCCGCTGGAACACGTGGAGGCCCTGCCACAGCATCTGTACACGTTCCATGGCTGCGGGCTGGGCAAGCTGCTCGACGCCCCCGCCACCCGCGCGGTGCTGGCCGCCCGCCTGCGTTCGCTGAGCCACGGCGTTTCCGGTGTTCGCCTGGAACTGCTCGAGCGCCTGCGCGACTTTCTCGCCCACGACATCCTGCCGCTGATCCCCGAGGAAGGCTCGGTGGGCGCCAGCGGGGACCTGACACCCTTGTCGTACGTGGCAGCGACCCTGTCCGGCGAGCGTGAGGTGATGTACCAGGGCCAGCGCCGCAGCAGTGCCGATGTGCACCGCGAGCTGGGCTGGCAACCGCTGGTACTGCGCCCCAAGGAAGCCTTGGCGCTGATGAACGGCACCGCGGTCATGACCGGCCTGGCCTGCCTGGCCTATGCCCGTGCCGATTACTTGCTGCAGTTGGCCACGCGCATCACCGCGCTCAATGTGATCGGCCTGCAGGGCAACCCGGAGCACTTCGACGAACGCCTGTTCGCCGCCAAGCCGCACCCCGGCCAGACCCAGGTCGCCGCCTGGCTGCGCCAGGACCTGGCCATCGACGCGCCGCTGCCACCACTGCACCGCCTGCAGGACCGCTACTCGCTGCGCTGCGCCCCGCATGTGCTCGGCGTGCTGGCCGACAGCCTGGGGTGGTTGCGCGGGTTCATCGAAACCGAACTGAACAGCGCCAACGACAACCCGATCATCGATGGCGACGCTGAGCGTGTGCTGCACGGCGGGCACTTCTATGGCGGGCATATCGCGTTTGCCATGGACAGCCTGAAAACCCTGGTGGCCAACGTCGCCGACCTGCTCGACCGCCAGCTGGCGCTGCTGGTGGACGTGCGCTACAACCACGGCCTGCCGAGCAACCTTTCCGGCGCCGACGCCGAGCGAGCGATGATCAACCACGGTTTCAAGGCCGTGCAGATCGGCGCCAGCGCCTGGACTGCAGAGGCCCTGAAGCAGACCATGCCGGCCAGCGTGTTCTCGCGCTCCACCGAGTGCCACAACCAGGACAAAGTGAGCATGGGCACCATCGCCGCACGCGATGCCCTGCGGGTGCTGGAGCTGACCGAACAGGTTGCCGCCGCCTCGCTGCTGGCCGCCAACCAAGGTGTCTGGCTGCGCAGCCGCCAGGCCGACGCACGGCCACTGCCGCCAGCCCTGGCGCACATGCACGAAGCACTGCTGGCGGACTTCGCTCCAGTCATCGAAGACCGCGCCCTGGAAAGCGACCTGCGCCACTGTCTGCAGCGTATCGCCCAGCGCCACTGGAGGTTGCATGCGTAA
- a CDS encoding acyl-CoA thioesterase: MRNPGVFHVDSEIVVPFFDVDIMHIVWHGHYVKYLEVARCALLDRLAHNYLQMQASGYAWPVIDLQLRYIRGATFGQRLTVRASLVEWENRLKIHYLISDAMTGERMTRASTVQVAVHIDSGEMQLASPQVMLDAVQQVLA; this comes from the coding sequence ATGCGTAACCCCGGGGTCTTCCATGTCGACAGCGAGATCGTCGTTCCCTTCTTCGACGTCGATATCATGCACATCGTCTGGCACGGCCATTACGTGAAGTACCTGGAGGTGGCCCGCTGCGCCCTGCTCGACCGCCTGGCCCACAACTACCTGCAGATGCAGGCCAGCGGCTACGCGTGGCCGGTGATCGACCTGCAACTGCGCTACATCCGCGGCGCCACCTTCGGCCAGCGCCTTACCGTGCGCGCCAGCCTGGTGGAGTGGGAAAACCGCCTGAAGATCCACTACCTGATCAGCGACGCCATGACCGGCGAACGCATGACCCGGGCCAGCACCGTGCAGGTCGCGGTGCATATCGACAGCGGCGAGATGCAGTTGGCCTCGCCGCAGGTGATGCTCGACGCCGTGCAGCAGGTGCTGGCATGA
- a CDS encoding MMPL family transporter codes for MILPTERLLPRLFVCLLLAMLAIAAWQWHRGAPLSADLMTLVPGATEDPLVKHAEQRMQEPLNRELLVLVGHADRQQALAMAQKLAGQWQASGLFEKVQWSLQTDLQAVREQLLQGRLAMLAAEDRKQLVEHPDAFIEQRVQSLFDPFTGFSLVPNQDDWLGLTGRIQNSQPKPANVELDTTSGALVAQANGQAWVLLRARTVGNAFDLHLPLQVAELLRQSRAQAGQAGAHLLAASGLLHAAAGQQQASREITWVGGGATLGILLLLLLTFRRWRAWLAFVPVLVGMLFGSVVCVALFGQMHVMTLVLGSSLIGVAVDYPLHYLSKGWSLKPWRSWPAMRLTLPGMSLSLATSCIGYLALAFTPFPALTQIAAFSAAGLVGAYLSAVCLLPALLATVDLQPAQWPLRIAETLTTWREQLLRKVPSGALLALALSFCAAGLWQLQTHNDIRQWVGTPPPLMEEAQAVARITGYQPTSQFYLVRGADQQQLLGRLEALSGKLQELVELGKLKGFMSLSQLVASPAAQGQVRQALAVLPQHWQPLLALGVPQAALAAQADQLRQLPDQAIEHVLAGPLGEAWRPLWLGQQDSGVAAIVSLQGLSDTTRLHLQTDGLDGVQLIDRLGELNQLFAATQVSAAELKLLSCALILLLLVPPFGLRGSLRIVALPLLAALCSLASLGWLGQPLTLFSLFGLLLVTAISVDYAILMHERIGGAAVSLLGTLLAALTTWLSFGLLALSSTPAVSSFGLAVSLGLAFSFLLAPWAAPRDGAQPHP; via the coding sequence GTGATTTTGCCAACTGAACGCCTGTTGCCGCGCCTGTTCGTCTGCCTGCTGCTGGCCATGCTGGCGATTGCCGCTTGGCAGTGGCATCGCGGCGCGCCGCTGTCCGCCGACCTGATGACCCTGGTGCCCGGGGCCACCGAGGACCCACTGGTCAAGCACGCCGAACAACGCATGCAGGAGCCGCTCAACCGCGAGCTGCTGGTGCTGGTCGGCCATGCCGACCGCCAGCAGGCGCTGGCCATGGCGCAGAAACTGGCCGGGCAATGGCAGGCCAGCGGCCTGTTCGAAAAGGTCCAGTGGAGCCTGCAGACCGACCTGCAGGCGGTGCGTGAACAACTGCTGCAAGGCCGCCTGGCGATGCTGGCGGCCGAGGACCGGAAACAGCTGGTCGAGCACCCGGACGCCTTTATCGAGCAACGCGTGCAAAGCCTGTTCGACCCCTTCACCGGTTTCAGCCTGGTGCCCAACCAGGACGACTGGCTGGGCCTTACCGGGCGTATCCAGAACAGCCAGCCGAAGCCGGCCAATGTCGAACTGGATACCACCAGCGGCGCACTGGTCGCCCAGGCCAACGGCCAGGCCTGGGTGCTGCTGCGCGCGCGCACCGTGGGCAACGCCTTCGACCTGCACCTGCCCTTGCAGGTAGCCGAACTGCTCAGGCAGAGCCGCGCCCAGGCCGGCCAGGCCGGTGCCCACCTGCTGGCAGCCAGCGGCCTGCTGCACGCCGCTGCCGGCCAGCAACAGGCCAGCCGGGAAATCACCTGGGTCGGGGGTGGCGCCACACTGGGCATCCTGTTGCTGTTGCTGCTGACCTTCCGCCGTTGGCGTGCGTGGCTGGCGTTCGTCCCGGTACTGGTGGGCATGCTGTTCGGCTCGGTGGTGTGCGTAGCGCTGTTCGGCCAGATGCACGTAATGACCCTGGTACTCGGTTCCAGCCTGATCGGCGTGGCGGTCGACTACCCGCTGCACTACCTGTCCAAGGGCTGGAGCCTCAAGCCCTGGCGCAGCTGGCCAGCTATGCGCCTGACCTTGCCGGGCATGAGCCTGAGCCTGGCCACCAGTTGCATCGGCTACCTGGCCCTGGCCTTCACGCCGTTCCCGGCACTGACCCAGATCGCCGCGTTCTCGGCAGCCGGCCTGGTCGGCGCCTACCTGAGCGCGGTGTGCCTGCTGCCGGCGCTGCTGGCCACGGTCGACCTGCAACCGGCGCAATGGCCGCTGCGCATCGCCGAAACCCTCACCACCTGGCGTGAGCAATTGCTGCGCAAGGTGCCCAGCGGCGCCTTGCTGGCTCTGGCGCTGTCGTTCTGCGCCGCTGGCCTGTGGCAGCTGCAAACCCACAACGACATCCGCCAGTGGGTTGGCACCCCGCCGCCACTGATGGAAGAAGCCCAGGCGGTGGCGCGCATCACCGGCTACCAGCCCACCAGCCAGTTCTACCTGGTACGCGGGGCCGATCAACAACAACTGCTGGGCCGCCTCGAGGCGCTGTCCGGCAAGCTTCAAGAGCTGGTCGAGCTGGGCAAGCTCAAGGGTTTCATGAGCCTCAGCCAGTTGGTTGCCAGCCCGGCCGCTCAAGGCCAGGTACGCCAGGCACTGGCCGTACTGCCGCAACACTGGCAGCCACTGCTGGCCCTGGGCGTTCCGCAGGCCGCGCTGGCCGCGCAGGCTGATCAGCTGCGCCAACTGCCGGACCAGGCCATCGAGCACGTCCTGGCCGGCCCGCTCGGCGAAGCCTGGCGGCCGTTGTGGCTGGGCCAGCAAGACAGCGGGGTAGCCGCCATCGTCAGCCTGCAAGGCTTGAGCGACACCACGCGGCTGCACCTGCAGACCGATGGCCTCGATGGCGTACAACTGATCGACCGCCTCGGTGAACTGAACCAGCTGTTCGCCGCTACCCAGGTCAGTGCGGCGGAGCTCAAGTTGCTGTCCTGCGCGCTGATCCTGCTGCTGCTGGTGCCGCCGTTCGGCTTGCGTGGTTCACTGCGTATCGTCGCCCTGCCGCTCTTGGCGGCGCTGTGCAGCCTGGCCAGCCTCGGCTGGCTCGGGCAACCGCTGACCCTGTTCAGCCTGTTCGGCCTGCTGCTGGTGACCGCCATCAGCGTCGACTACGCGATCCTCATGCACGAGCGCATCGGCGGCGCGGCGGTTAGCCTGCTCGGCACCTTGCTGGCGGCGCTGACCACCTGGCTGTCGTTCGGCCTGCTGGCGCTGTCGAGCACACCGGCAGTGAGCAGTTTCGGCCTGGCCGTGAGCCTGGGCCTGGCGTTCAGTTTCCTCCTGGCCCCCTGGGCGGCCCCCCGTGATGGAGCGCAACCGCACCCATGA
- a CDS encoding class I SAM-dependent methyltransferase has product MNQRPFLSDTYVEETRIGFRFLASHVWQHHVLRVAINDLRQLFDGEPPQAPVLLDAGCGQGKSFKHLQQVFAPAKLMGTDADPHSLELSAAEARRLGLEVELRGSDCARLQYPDASVDILFCHQTFHHLVEQEKALAEFYRVLKPGGYLLFAESTEAYIDTWVIRWFFRHPMHVQKSAEGYLQMLRQQGFQFGPRNVSYPYLWWSRATDFGLLERLGLRTPPAVGQREETLVNVVARKPLEQP; this is encoded by the coding sequence ATGAACCAGCGCCCGTTCCTCAGCGACACCTACGTCGAAGAAACCCGAATCGGTTTCCGCTTCCTTGCCAGCCACGTCTGGCAGCACCATGTGCTGCGCGTGGCGATCAATGACCTGCGCCAACTGTTCGACGGTGAGCCGCCGCAGGCGCCGGTGCTGCTCGACGCCGGCTGCGGCCAGGGCAAGTCGTTCAAGCACCTGCAACAGGTGTTCGCCCCGGCAAAGCTGATGGGCACCGATGCCGACCCGCACAGCCTTGAGCTGAGCGCCGCCGAGGCCCGCCGCCTGGGCCTTGAGGTGGAGCTGCGCGGCAGCGACTGCGCCCGCCTGCAGTACCCGGATGCCAGCGTCGATATCCTGTTCTGCCACCAGACCTTCCACCATCTGGTGGAGCAGGAAAAGGCCCTGGCCGAGTTCTACCGGGTGCTCAAGCCTGGCGGCTACCTGCTGTTCGCCGAGTCCACCGAAGCCTACATCGATACCTGGGTGATCCGCTGGTTCTTCCGCCACCCCATGCACGTGCAAAAGAGCGCCGAGGGGTACTTGCAGATGCTGCGCCAGCAAGGCTTCCAGTTCGGCCCGCGCAACGTCTCGTATCCCTACCTGTGGTGGAGTCGCGCCACGGACTTCGGCCTGCTCGAACGCCTGGGCCTGCGCACGCCACCTGCGGTCGGCCAGCGCGAAGAGACGCTGGTCAACGTGGTGGCGCGCAAGCCCCTGGAGCAGCCATGA
- a CDS encoding outer membrane lipoprotein carrier protein LolA: MSLISPLAFAFGLDDLQKQLSAPAVIKGSFIQEKHLRALPQPLLSKGRFVLARDLGLLWLLQTPLRQDYRIDAQGIARRDPSGWQTLPSRSAGAEQNRLFFAVLQGDSSGLQRDFELSLSGEAEQWQLRLTPRSLLLKQVFTHIDISGGRYVERIVLSETQGDSTVLRMPDSSGSAALSDAERRDFAN, from the coding sequence ATGTCGCTCATCAGCCCTCTGGCCTTCGCCTTCGGCCTCGACGACCTGCAAAAGCAACTGAGCGCGCCGGCGGTGATCAAGGGTTCGTTCATCCAGGAAAAGCATCTGCGTGCCCTGCCCCAGCCCTTGTTGAGCAAGGGCCGCTTCGTGCTGGCCCGCGACCTTGGCCTGCTGTGGCTGCTGCAAACGCCACTGCGCCAGGATTACCGCATCGACGCCCAAGGCATTGCCCGGCGCGACCCGAGTGGCTGGCAAACCCTGCCCAGCCGCAGCGCCGGGGCCGAGCAGAACCGCCTGTTCTTCGCTGTGCTGCAAGGCGACAGCAGCGGCCTGCAACGGGACTTCGAGTTGAGCCTGAGCGGCGAGGCCGAGCAGTGGCAATTGCGCCTGACGCCCCGTTCGTTGCTGCTCAAGCAGGTCTTCACCCACATCGACATCAGCGGGGGGCGCTATGTCGAGCGCATCGTGCTGAGCGAAACCCAGGGTGACAGCACCGTGCTGCGCATGCCCGACAGCAGTGGCAGCGCTGCCCTGAGCGACGCGGAGCGCCGTGATTTTGCCAACTGA
- a CDS encoding hotdog family protein, producing the protein MIPWPLAELLPHAGDMILIDQVDSCDDEQIHTRATVRPGGLFNRADGSLPAWLGVELMAQSVAAYAGCRARRKGQPVELGFLLGTRKFECDVEHFPAGAELHIHALRSLEDENGMGVFECHLRGPGIHASARLNVYRPPQAASYLAEARPEEPSHD; encoded by the coding sequence ATGATCCCCTGGCCACTGGCCGAGCTGCTGCCCCACGCCGGCGACATGATTCTGATCGACCAGGTCGACAGCTGCGACGACGAGCAGATCCACACCCGCGCTACCGTGCGCCCCGGCGGCCTGTTCAACCGCGCCGATGGCAGCCTGCCGGCCTGGCTCGGCGTCGAGCTGATGGCCCAGAGCGTGGCGGCCTATGCCGGTTGCCGGGCGCGGCGCAAGGGTCAGCCGGTGGAACTGGGCTTTCTGCTCGGCACGCGCAAGTTCGAATGTGATGTCGAGCACTTCCCGGCCGGCGCCGAACTGCACATCCACGCCCTGCGTTCGCTCGAAGACGAGAACGGCATGGGCGTGTTCGAATGCCACCTGCGCGGCCCCGGTATCCATGCCAGTGCCCGCCTGAACGTCTACCGCCCGCCCCAAGCGGCCAGCTACCTGGCCGAAGCACGCCCAGAGGAACCTTCCCATGACTGA